GAGCGCGTATGCATCACAGACTTAATTTGAGGAAAATCAAAAAACCGCTTCACACCTGATTCAAAGCCTGAATCTGAGAGAGTGGCAGTCATTCTCCAAGGCATCGCCAACGACTGAAATGCCTCCTCTTGAATGAACGGGAGGAGATCGGGATGCAAATATTCATCAGCATCAATCACAGCCACATAGTCTTCTTTAATCAATCCACGAACAGCACCAATCTTCTGCCCTTCAACCTCGGTAAAACTCAACTTATTTCGGGACAAAATCTCACGACATAGGGGTGCACCCCCTGGAGCAATCACGGGATAAAACTGGTCGATACCGATCGATCGGTGATGATCGATAAACGATTGCAGGTAAGGGGCCTCACCATCGAACACACGAACAACAATGGCGCAACTCTTAGCCACTTCAGCTAGCTATTGAATAAAAATCTAACACGGAGATTGATGCGCTTAGCCGCAGCAAAGAAGTCATACACAAGGAGCCAGCACATATCTCCTCTATGGAGTCAGGAGAGACAACAGAACAAATGGTGATGGCAATAAATAGATTTTCAAAAAAGATGCTGCGAATTTAGTTTTCCTCCAGAATATGCATCGTTTCCAGCATATAAACTTAAAACTATGATCAAAAAGCAAGATCATCTGACGACACATTAACGAATACAAGCATTTCTACTTAGCCCCCTTCATCCAAAAGAGCAACATTTTGCAGCCCAGGTTAAGTACCTAGTGCGTTCTTGATCAAAGGGGTGTATGACATGAAAAGTGATCCCGGAGCAGTGATGAAAGCACTTTTTCAATGGTGGGGCGATGCATTTGCCCATGCAATGGGTGCAGTCGACTTGGATGAAAAGCGTCAAGTACCACCACCGATTGGTGTTCAGCCTTTTCGCGATATCCCTCTCAAGCATCGCCACCATGACTGAGGGTTTAACCCAATAGCGCACCAAAGCGGGTTAGATATGCTGACTAATTTGAATTGCATATCTTCCCGCGTAAACCAATCATTGGGCGGTTATCCGCGCCCTCAATAACCAAGGCTGAACAGTTGCCGCCCATAGATTTCTTGAAATACTTTTAAAAAGCATGTCTGACGACAACCAAACCAATCAGGGCTGTGGCGGCAAAAAGAAAGCCATGCTGGCTTATGGGATCGTTCAAATTTCAGCCACAGTTGTATCGGCCATTTCCCTCGCAGCAATTGCACTAACCCTTTGCCCACTCAAGCAGCAAAGCAGTGCTTTCAATGGATGCGTCACAGAAATGATCGCCCAAGGCGAGTCGAACGCGCAAGCCGTTCGATACTGCAATGGAGGCTAATTCAAGTTCACAGTAAATTGGCCAAAGAAATGGTGTGGGCCATAAAGCCCCCCTTTTTTTATATCAATTAAACAATGTCAAAGTTAATTTCTCAGACTGAAGATGAAGACACACCGTAAAGACTGATCAATCAACTTTCAGCTCTTCCAATAAAATTTTTGACAAAGAATTAGCGATAATTTTCAAACTGCAACGGCACATCCAATTCATCTTCTTTGCTCTTCACTAATTGAATTGCTGCCTGAAGATCATCCTTACTTTTCCCTGTGATTCGAACACTCTCACCCTGAATCGCAACAGTTACTTTTTTGAGTTCATCTCTCACGATTTTACTTAATTTCTTAGCGATTTCTTGGCTCAGTCCCTTCCGCAGCTTCACCACCTGCTGAATGCGGTTTCCTCCAACCGACTCCGGTGTCTGAAAATCAAAAATTTTCAACGAAAGATTCCGTTTCGTCGCTTTCGCGCGCAACACATCTTCAACGGCCTGGAGCGTCATGTCACTGGCTGTCGTAATCACCATCTCGGTTTCCTCCAGCACAATCTCGGTTTTGGAATCCTTCAAGTCGTAGCGGGTAGAAACGTCCCGACGCACCTGATCAAGGGTGTTCACCAGCTCCTGTCGGTCGAAATCAGAAACGACATCGAAAGAGGAAGTACTGGCCATAGCGCACGGTCACTGCTGATCACAGCTTAGAAAAGGCCAGGAACTGAGCCCACACCATGTCGCTGCTGCAACTTTTCACAGCTACGAACGCAACGCCCTATGCCTGGTCTTTGGTGTTGGCAGGTGGGAGCGTGATCGCCAGCATCATTCCTCTGGGCGCAGCTCGTTCAGCATCCAATTTCGAAATGAAAGACATGGCCGCACCACGCGCCATGTTCGATCGCTTCCCAGCTTGGGGGAAGCGGGCCAGTTGGGCTCATCAGAACAGCTTCGAAGCCTTCACCCTCCACGCTCCCGCCGCCTTACTGGCTTTGATTGCCGTTGAGCACTCGGGTCCACTGCCAGCGGCGGCTGTCGTAGCAGCGTTTGCCCATCCAGCATTTCGATTTGCCTACATCGCAGCCTATGTGGGCAATGTGCCCCCCGCTCGCGGGCTTTGTTGGGCCAGCGGCCTCCTATGCAGTGGAATCCTCTACAGCGAAGGGCTTAAGGCTTTTTTGGGCAGCTAATCAATCGAAGTACAGCAAGCTGACCACCTTGCCCATATCTTCCGCTGTTCGCGCACTCGCCAACAACGTTTCACTGTCATGAAATGCCAAGCAAATCAGCTGATCACATCGGCTAATAATTTCTTGGTTGCAAAGACTGCTGGCCATCGGAAGGGGCAGTTCATCCTGTTCGGGCTTTTCAACCAGGTGTAAAACCCGTTCGAGCAGGTCTCGAATTTCAACAGCTTGACGATCCAAGCTCTGGGGCAACAGCACCGTGAGCTGGGACGGATCGACCTCCAACACCCCGCGGATGACAGCTGCGTTCACCCCCTGGGAGCCAGATGTAATCAGCGAATGGCCCTCCTGAACGAGAGAGCGGGCGACAAGCTCAACCAAATGAATCGCAACCACCGGCACATGTCTGCTGCCGAGGATGGCGATTCGCCGCTTTCCTTTGTCCTGTAACAGCGCTAGTTCTTGCGCCAGCGTGTCGACCCGATCAAGGGACGGCAGATCCAATGACTGACCCAACGACATCCCGCCGATATCACTGGAAGCTAGCAACCATTAGACGTTCTGGACTTTCAAGTTCAGAGCAGCGAACAGTCGGTCGAGATGGCAGTGCTCTTCCACAAGTCGAAAGGCGTAGGTGGCCTTCACTGCTTCGTGCAAGCGCACATGGCCAAAGGCCTGCTCAATCACTTCAACCGTGGCCAAGGTGTCGTGCTCAACCTTTAAAAGTGGAACATCCAGTTCTTCCGCACGACTAATCAACTGGGGCAAGGGCTCTCCCGCGCCCGTCAAGATCAAACATTGTGTTGACGCCTCCAAAGCCGCCAACTGAATATCCGTCCGATCGGCACCGGTGACCACCGCCATATTTCGACGTCGACGGAAGAACTCCATTGCAGAGTTCACGTTCATCGCGCCAATGCTCAGGGTTTCAACCAAAAGCTCTTGGCGGTCCTGGCAACAAATCACCCGTGCCTCCAAACGCCGCACCAGCTCTCCCACCGTGACGCTGCGCAACAGCGGTGACCTCGGCATCACGCCAAACACCGTGAGGCCAAGATTCTCAAGCGTGGGAACAACTTGGCGTTCCAAGCTATCGACCTCTTCAGGCGTCACAGCATTCAGAACAACACCGACAAGGTGATCTCCAAGGGACTGTTTCGCAGCGAGGAGGGGCTCCACGCTGCGGCTGTCTTGCCACAAATGCACCAGCACAACCTTGGCTTCCAGCCCCTCGGCAAGTTGCGGAAGACTCAAGCCATACAGAAGGCCTTCGTTCAAGCTTCCGGCACCCTCTAGGAGGGTCAGTCCATCGTGATCATTCACCTGCTGCCGAAGTTGGTCAAACCCCTCTCCGGCGTCCAACTGCCCAAGTCCCAGACGACTCGTCGCCGTTGTCGGGGACAACAGATGCAGAGACGACATCAAACGATCAGCCTCAAATCCGAGGGTCTCGCCAACAAACCGCACATCGTCATCAATGAGCGGTTGCGGCAACGGCCCTTGATTGGGATCCCAGTCCAAGCTGGTGGCAAGGGGCTTACCGAATTGAATCGAATGACCGGACTGATTGAGCTGCTGAGCAATACCCAAAACAAGAGCGGACTTTCCGCTGAACGGTTCGCATGATCCGATCAGCAAAGTCGTTCCCATGAACCGCACTTCAGTCGTCGATGAATCTAGGCGTCTGCAACCTCATCGTTCTGCTCCACAAGCACCCAAGACCAAAAAGCATCTGGAAGATCAGGTTTTGTGCCAACGAATGCTGAACAATCCATAAGCCAAGACACCAATTGATGCGTCGGAAGACTGAACTGTCGAGAAGCATCCTGTTGCGTCGGAAAAAAGATCTGGCACTGGATCACATCCAACGGTGCCCGTTCATCGCTCCAGCTAAGAACAAATTCATGGCCATCAGCCCCTGCCACAGGCCTGCACCCATCGAGGCGTCGACCTTGCAGGAGCTTCAACGCATCCCGTAACGCGTCTGAGCGGGCCAATCCTCCGCAATAGGGCGCAAAAAGCACCTGTAAGGCGTCGTCAGACAAGACGCAACGGGCCCGTGAATCCACTTCAAGGATGCCGCAAGCTGGAGGAATGGACCAGCTCAAACCGACGACGTATCAAAACCGCTGCATCGGCATTACCGGTGCCAGCGGCACCCTCGGCGGTGCCCTGACACGCTCTTTTCGTGCCCGTGGTGCTGAAGTTATTGGCCTGACCCATAGCTCACCACCCCAGATCAAAGACGACGAGGGGCCCCACCGATGGATCTCCTGGCAATGTGGCGACGAGAGCGCCCTTGATGGTGACTTGGCACAGCTCGATGTTCTTGTGCTGAATCACGGCATCAATCCAAAAGGCGGTCAGAGCCTTGAAGACGTGAACCGAGCGTTAGAGATCAATGCACTGAGCAGTTGGCGCCTCTTGCAGCGCTACGAGGAGATCAGTCGCTGCAAGGCCCGAGACACGCCGATGGAGATTTGGATCAACACATCAGAAGCAGAAATCCAACCTGCAGTGAGTCCTGTTTATGAGATCTCCAAACGTTTATTGGGCGAATTGGTGAGCTTGCGGGGAGCCACGCGGCCTGCGGCCGAACGCCAACGATTGGTGATCCGAAAACTGGTCTTAGGTCCATTCCGATCGGATCTCAACCCAATCGGAATCATGAATGCCAATTGGGTGGCCAATCAGGTTCTCAACCAAGCCAGCTGGGGGCTGAGACTGATCATCGTGACGCCGAATCCCTTGACCTATCTCCTAATGCCCATCACCGAGCTGGGGAGGCGGATTTACAGCCAACTCCTCAATCGCCGCGATCGGTAAGGATTTCGCAACCATCACTGGTAACCAAAACAGTGTGTTCCCACTGCGCGGAGAGTGCACCGTCCCGCGTGACCACGGTCCAACGGTCCCGCAACGTCCGGCAGCCTTTGCTCCCCGCATTCAGGATCGGTTCAATCGCCAAGGTCATCCCGGGGCGAAGCGTCACATTGGGCAACTCGTCAGTACGAAAATTGAACACTGACGGTTCTTCATGGAGATTGCGACCGACGCCATGACCGGTGTAATCCTCAACGACACTGAAACCATTGGCTTTGACGTGGTCTTCGACGGCTCCTGCGATGTCGAGGAGAGTATTGCCTGCTTTCACCTGTCCGATGCCAGCCATCAGCGACTCGCGAGCAACACGACTCAAGGTTTGGGCTTCCTTCGATACATCGCCGACACAAACGGTGATGCAACTATCCCCGTGATACCCCTCGAAATAGGCACCGGTATCCACTTTGAGGAGATCGCCTCGGTGAATCACACGCTTCGAACTGGGGATGCCATGGACAACCTCGTTGTTAATACTGGCGCAGATGCTTGCTGGAAAGCCGTGATAACCCTTGAAGCTGGGGGTCGCTCCCATTTCGCGGATGCGGCGTTCAGCAAATGCATCAAGGTCTCCGGTGGTTTGCCCTGGCTCCACCATGGCCATCACCTCTCGGAGCACAGTGGCCACGATTTTGCTGGCCTGGCGCATGATCTTGACTTCGCGGGCAGACTTGATTTCAACCCCGCGACGTTTCTGAATTCGTGGTCCGGTCGCAGTGGTTTGTCCCTGAGCTGCCTGAGTCGTGGCCAGCAGATCGGCGAAAAGATTCATTTGTCTGCTCAATATCCGTCACGCTATCAACGGCTTGCGGTTGGGTGTAGGTCATGACGTTGCTTGTGCGCGTGCGCGAACTCCACCAACGCATCGCTCCGTTTGTCCTATTGCCGTTATTCGTCACTGTTTGCTCTGGCGTTGGCTACCGCCTAGCCCGCGACTGGTTTGGAGCCAGTCGAGAACAGGTGCACTGGTTAATGACCCTGCATGAAGGGGAGTGGTTGGGACCAACCCTCGAACCCGTGGTGGTGCTGATGAATGCCGTCGGCCTGCTTTGGATGCTGATCACCGGCCTCGCACTTTTGATCGAGCGTTGGCGACGACAGGTACACTGATTCTTTGGCGATATACGCGGAGCTGGGATGGCGGCCGACCAGAAGGACACCACGGTGACCGAAGAGAGCACTCAACAAGAAACCGTGGCGACCAAGGCAAAGCCTGCGGCAGCTTCGAAGAAGCTTTGTGCTGAAGAGCTCATACGCGAGTTTGAGAGCGCTCAGCAGAAAACTGATCTCCCAGAGATTTATGTCGGAGACACAGTTCGTGTCGGCGTCAGGATCAGTGAAGGGAACCGGGAGCGCGTCCAGCCCTACGAAGGGGTCGTGATTTCCAAACGCCACGGTGGAATGAATCAAACGATCACCGTTCGTCGCATTTTCCAAGGCATCGGCGTTGAACGGGTGTTTATGGTCCACAGCCCGCAAGTTGCCAACATCAAGGTTGAACGGCGCGGTAAAGTACGAAGGGCGAAGCTTTTTTATCTGCGGGAACGGGTGGGCAAGGCCACCCGCGTGAAGCAGCGCTTCGATCGCTGAGGTTTCGACCTCGTTCAATCCAGTCGCCAACATCAATGTTGGCTGAGGGGTTCATCGCCTTGCGCCGTTAGTTCAGTTGGTAGAACGCAGGTCTCCAAAACCTGATGTCGGGGGTTCAAGTCCTCCACGGCGCGTCCGATGACCCCTCGTGCAGTTTCTTGAGTCTCAGCATGGAGTTGGATCTTCAACCTGGTGATGTTGTGAAGGTGTTGGAGTCAGCCGCTCTTGGTTGGGTCCGCGCCCGCGTCATCCGCGTCAAATCTGGTGGCCGTGTGGTCGTGCAAAGCGACCAAGGTCGTGAATTCACCGCCCGCGGCAACCAGGTTCGTCTAATTGAGCCCGCTGGATTCCGTCCCTGACGACGTCCAATTGACTTGAGCATTGTGTCGTCCTGACACTGTCCAACACCCCGATGGTTTTTCCATTGGGGTATTTCTGTTGGGATCGATCGCGAGTGAGGGAGTTTGTCGCTCCACCTCTCTTGAGACCCTTCAAGCTGAATTCAGCACAACCTCTCCTATCGAGTTGTTGACGGAGGGCAGGGCGGCAGTTGATACTGGCTTTGTCGCCACGCGACACAGGCCAGGTTCCTTCAAGCGCGTCTTGAACGAATCAAATCAAGCCTGGGACCGTAGTTCAATCGGTTAGAGCACCGCCCTGTCACGGCGGAAGTTGCGGGTTCGAATCCCGTCGGTCCCGTTTTTAATTTCTCGATGCGGCAATGGTGCGCGTTCGTCTGGCCCCCAGCCCAACGGGCACGTTGCACATCGGCACAGCACGAACTGCTGTTTTCAATTGGCTTTATGCCAAAAGCCAAAACGGAGACTTTTTGCTCCGCATCGAAGACACCGATAAGGAACGATCCAAACCGGAATTCACCCAAAACATTCTTGAAGGCCTCCAATGGCTAGGAATCGACTGGGCTGAAGACCCAGTAATTCAAAGCGAACGGGTCGCGCAACATCGCGATGCCATTCGGGCACTGCTCGAGAAAGGTCTGGCCTATCGCTGTTACGCCAACGAATCTGAGCTGGCGACCATGCGTGATGCACAAAAGGCATCCAACCAGCCTCCTCGTTACGACAACCGTCACCGAAATCTCACCAAAGAGCAGGAGACCGCATACCAAGCCGAAGGTCGGGATGCTGTGATCCGGTTTCGCATCGATGACGATGCAGATATTCACTGGAATGACCTGGTGCGCGGAACGATGCGTTGGCGGGGTGGTGATCTTGGTGGCGACATGGTGGTCGCCAGACGCGCTCCTGCCGATCAGATCGGTGACCCCCTTTACAACCTTGTGGTTGTGGTGGACGACGCCGCTATGGAGATCACCCATGTGATTCGTGGTGAAGACCACATTGCCAACACTGCGAAGCAGCTTCTGCTGTATGAGGCCCTTGGCCTGCCGTCGCCAACCTTTGCCCATGCACCACTGATCCTCAATGCAGATGGCAAGAAGCTGTCAAAACGTGATGGCGTCACGTCCATCAACGAGTTCCGCTCAATGGGATATACAGCCGAGGCGATTGCGAACTACATGACCTTGCTGGGCTGGTCGGTACCTGAGGGAATGGAGGAGCGCTTCACGCTGAGGGAGGCGGCCGATCAATTCAGCTTTGATCGAGTGAACAAAGCCGGTGCACGATTTGACTGGGACAAGCTGAATTGGTTGAACGCCCAAGTGCTCCATAGCTGGAGCTCGGCTCAACTCCTAGACGTGCTTCGTCCTCTTTGGCTCAAGAACGGCTGGACTATCCCCAATGACAACGGCTGGGCACTGGAGCTTTGTGAATTGCTTGGCCCATCTCTGACGCTGCTGAACGACGGCCTCGACCAAGCTGCGCCATTTTTTGAATGTCCAGATCTGGAGGACGACGGGCTCAAGCAGCTTCAGAGTGAAGGAGCGAAGGCCGCCATTAGTCATCTGATCGATGCGCTCCAAGCGGAGCGATGGATGGGAACTGATTTCGACCAGGCCCAAACACTGCTCGGCGATGCGGCGAAAGCTGCTGGGGTAAAAAAAGGCGTGATGATGAAATCGCTGCGCGCAGCACTTCTCGGTCGTTTGCAGGGCCCTGACCTTCTCACCACTTGGTCGCTACTGGCAAAAAACAGCGACGACTTACCCCGCCTTCAGCGCTGCCTCAGCTGATTCCTCCTCGCCGGGCTCTGAATCCTGTTGGATCAACCCCAGCATCCGCGCCAAAGGCTGGGCGGTCAGCCCCTGCAAGCCCACAGTCATCAAAATCGTCAGGAACACCAAGCCCTGCAGGCGGCCGGCTCCAAGAATGCCGGCTTGTTCCAAACGAATAGAGAACAACGAGGCCACTGAAGCCGTAACGATGCCGCGGGGTGCGAGCCAACCAAGGAACAAGCGTTGCTGGAGGTCCAATGGCAACCCAATCGTGGCAACACCAACGCCGATAGGCCTCACCACAAACATCAACGTGAGAACACAAAGAATTCCGCCCCAGCCCAAAGGACTGAGCTCAGCCCAAGACACATCCGCCGCCAGTAAGGGAAAGAGCATCGTGATCGACAACTGCGCCAGCTCTTGAATCAAACGTTCAAATTCAGCTGTGTAAAAGCCAGGTCGACGACCCACAACGATTCCTGCCGCAACGGACGCGGGCAATGCTGATTCCGGCAACAGCCATTCACTGACGCCGTACATCAGAAACAGCATCCCCAAGCTCAATTGCAAGGGCAAACCTGAGGATTGCTCAGGTTTGAGGCGACGCAACACCTCCGAGAGCAGCCAACCCACTCCCGCTCCAAATAAAACTCCACCACCAAGCCGCGACAGCAAACCAATCGCCAGCTCCCTCCAGCCATGAAGGTTGCCGAGCACTAACTCCAGCAAAAGCAACGCAAGAACCGCCCCAATCGGCTCTAACAGCAGACCTTCGGCCTCCAGCACATCCCCCAGGGGAGCGGCCAAGCGGATTTGGCGCACCAACGGGGTGACCACGGTTGGGCCTGTGGCCAAAACAATCGCACTGAACACAGCCGCCACCGACCAACTCAGACCCGCTAGCCAATGGGCCGCCAGCAAGCCGCCACCAAGCGAGATCAGCAACCGCAAAACAGCAATGCGCTGAACGGTTGCCTTAATCGTGTCGCCCGGAAGACGGAGGTTCATTCCCCCGTCGAACAGCACAAGGCTGACCAGTAATCCCACGATCGTCCCAAGGCCTGGGCCGAGATCGAGGGGTTCGACAAGCCCCAGTCCAGACCGCCCAATCAAGAGGCCTGAAAGCAACAGCAAAACCACCCCAGGCAATCCGGAAAAGGCCGCCACCAAACGCGCCGCGGCCCCGGAGAACACGGTGATTCCCCACAGCAGACCTAGCCGCTCAGGCGTCATCGACTGCCGAAAACTGTGGTTCTACCTGAACACCAATCACCGCCTGCGGACGTACAACGAGGTATTCCCCATCCAGGTCGGTCATCGGGACATTCACAAAGCCCCCCTGAGTCTCCGCGTTAACAACCCCCTGATGCCACTCCTGAAAAGTTTCTAATTTTGGGAAGAACACTCGTTCGGTCTGCCCTCCCACGAGGTGGAGATGCACGGCATAGCGACGGGGGGTGCGAGGCATCAGCGCAGACGTCAATCCGTAGTAATTGATTCAGGATGGCGGATTGCTCTGGTCTCTGCCCAATGAAAGGGGCTCAGGGTCGATTGCCTTGGGGCATAGAGCGGATGCCGAGGTTCACCCGTTTGCGTCAACGCCAAGCTGAGGGGGCCTTTGGCGTTTGGGCAGTGCACTTGGCGTTGCCGTCTCAACGGTTGAAGCGTATGAAGAACATCGCGGGCACGGGGGCCGCGGCCACCGCTCATGCCCCAGCCACACCACAAATCCATCTGGGGATCACGGGCCCAACGCTCAAAACAGACCTGAAGAACCTTGTCATTTTCGACTCCTACCGGATCACTGGCGCGCTGCAGGGCAGATGGATGGGGAGAAATTCGCGCAAACAAATTGACCACCAGTAACTCTTGATATCCCCACGACTTCGCGAATGCCTGAAGTCTCCTCAGGGTGGGGTCGTCCCGCTCTCCGTCAGCTCGGGAAGGATTCAATCCAATAAACAACAGAAGTCCCAAGCCAAACGTCCACTGACGATGCAACCACCAGCGGTACTGACGGTTGTCACTGAAGCTGGCGTTAGACGCCGAGATGACGTCTGCAGAGGTCGAGGATGCGCGCACTTGCCTGCCCATCTCCAAAAGGGTTGACCGCTCGGGACATCGATTCATAGGCCTCCGAATCCCCCAAAAGACGGGAGGCTTCCTCCAAGATGTCAGCCGGATCCGTACCCACTAACCGTGCCGTACCGGCATCCACCGCTTCTGGGCGCTCGGTGGTTCGACGCAGCACCAGCACTGGTTTACCGAGGGCCGGCGCTTCTTCTTGAAGTCCACCGGAGTCGGTGAGTAAGAGCGTGCACCCCTTCATGGCCGCCACGAGGCGGTCGTAATCAAGCGGCTCGGTTAAGACAACCCTCGGATGATCCCCCAACAAGGC
The DNA window shown above is from Synechococcus sp. CC9902 and carries:
- a CDS encoding phosphotransacetylase family protein, translating into MGTTLLIGSCEPFSGKSALVLGIAQQLNQSGHSIQFGKPLATSLDWDPNQGPLPQPLIDDDVRFVGETLGFEADRLMSSLHLLSPTTATSRLGLGQLDAGEGFDQLRQQVNDHDGLTLLEGAGSLNEGLLYGLSLPQLAEGLEAKVVLVHLWQDSRSVEPLLAAKQSLGDHLVGVVLNAVTPEEVDSLERQVVPTLENLGLTVFGVMPRSPLLRSVTVGELVRRLEARVICCQDRQELLVETLSIGAMNVNSAMEFFRRRRNMAVVTGADRTDIQLAALEASTQCLILTGAGEPLPQLISRAEELDVPLLKVEHDTLATVEVIEQAFGHVRLHEAVKATYAFRLVEEHCHLDRLFAALNLKVQNV
- a CDS encoding YajQ family cyclic di-GMP-binding protein, giving the protein MASTSSFDVVSDFDRQELVNTLDQVRRDVSTRYDLKDSKTEIVLEETEMVITTASDMTLQAVEDVLRAKATKRNLSLKIFDFQTPESVGGNRIQQVVKLRKGLSQEIAKKLSKIVRDELKKVTVAIQGESVRITGKSKDDLQAAIQLVKSKEDELDVPLQFENYR
- a CDS encoding MAPEG family protein, translating into MSLLQLFTATNATPYAWSLVLAGGSVIASIIPLGAARSASNFEMKDMAAPRAMFDRFPAWGKRASWAHQNSFEAFTLHAPAALLALIAVEHSGPLPAAAVVAAFAHPAFRFAYIAAYVGNVPPARGLCWASGLLCSGILYSEGLKAFLGS
- the ebsA gene encoding type IV pilus biogenesis protein EbsA; this encodes MSDDALQVLFAPYCGGLARSDALRDALKLLQGRRLDGCRPVAGADGHEFVLSWSDERAPLDVIQCQIFFPTQQDASRQFSLPTHQLVSWLMDCSAFVGTKPDLPDAFWSWVLVEQNDEVADA
- a CDS encoding DUF1643 domain-containing protein; this encodes MRASSTSADVISASNASFSDNRQYRWWLHRQWTFGLGLLLFIGLNPSRADGERDDPTLRRLQAFAKSWGYQELLVVNLFARISPHPSALQRASDPVGVENDKVLQVCFERWARDPQMDLWCGWGMSGGRGPRARDVLHTLQPLRRQRQVHCPNAKGPLSLALTQTGEPRHPLYAPRQSTLSPFHWAETRAIRHPESITTD
- a CDS encoding SDR family oxidoreductase, whose translation is MPQAGGMDQLKPTTYQNRCIGITGASGTLGGALTRSFRARGAEVIGLTHSSPPQIKDDEGPHRWISWQCGDESALDGDLAQLDVLVLNHGINPKGGQSLEDVNRALEINALSSWRLLQRYEEISRCKARDTPMEIWINTSEAEIQPAVSPVYEISKRLLGELVSLRGATRPAAERQRLVIRKLVLGPFRSDLNPIGIMNANWVANQVLNQASWGLRLIIVTPNPLTYLLMPITELGRRIYSQLLNRRDR
- a CDS encoding hyperconserved protein Hcp, with amino-acid sequence MELDLQPGDVVKVLESAALGWVRARVIRVKSGGRVVVQSDQGREFTARGNQVRLIEPAGFRP
- the map gene encoding type I methionyl aminopeptidase: MNLFADLLATTQAAQGQTTATGPRIQKRRGVEIKSAREVKIMRQASKIVATVLREVMAMVEPGQTTGDLDAFAERRIREMGATPSFKGYHGFPASICASINNEVVHGIPSSKRVIHRGDLLKVDTGAYFEGYHGDSCITVCVGDVSKEAQTLSRVARESLMAGIGQVKAGNTLLDIAGAVEDHVKANGFSVVEDYTGHGVGRNLHEEPSVFNFRTDELPNVTLRPGMTLAIEPILNAGSKGCRTLRDRWTVVTRDGALSAQWEHTVLVTSDGCEILTDRGD
- the gltX gene encoding glutamate--tRNA ligase, which codes for MVRVRLAPSPTGTLHIGTARTAVFNWLYAKSQNGDFLLRIEDTDKERSKPEFTQNILEGLQWLGIDWAEDPVIQSERVAQHRDAIRALLEKGLAYRCYANESELATMRDAQKASNQPPRYDNRHRNLTKEQETAYQAEGRDAVIRFRIDDDADIHWNDLVRGTMRWRGGDLGGDMVVARRAPADQIGDPLYNLVVVVDDAAMEITHVIRGEDHIANTAKQLLLYEALGLPSPTFAHAPLILNADGKKLSKRDGVTSINEFRSMGYTAEAIANYMTLLGWSVPEGMEERFTLREAADQFSFDRVNKAGARFDWDKLNWLNAQVLHSWSSAQLLDVLRPLWLKNGWTIPNDNGWALELCELLGPSLTLLNDGLDQAAPFFECPDLEDDGLKQLQSEGAKAAISHLIDALQAERWMGTDFDQAQTLLGDAAKAAGVKKGVMMKSLRAALLGRLQGPDLLTTWSLLAKNSDDLPRLQRCLS
- a CDS encoding cation:proton antiporter, encoding MTPERLGLLWGITVFSGAAARLVAAFSGLPGVVLLLLSGLLIGRSGLGLVEPLDLGPGLGTIVGLLVSLVLFDGGMNLRLPGDTIKATVQRIAVLRLLISLGGGLLAAHWLAGLSWSVAAVFSAIVLATGPTVVTPLVRQIRLAAPLGDVLEAEGLLLEPIGAVLALLLLELVLGNLHGWRELAIGLLSRLGGGVLFGAGVGWLLSEVLRRLKPEQSSGLPLQLSLGMLFLMYGVSEWLLPESALPASVAAGIVVGRRPGFYTAEFERLIQELAQLSITMLFPLLAADVSWAELSPLGWGGILCVLTLMFVVRPIGVGVATIGLPLDLQQRLFLGWLAPRGIVTASVASLFSIRLEQAGILGAGRLQGLVFLTILMTVGLQGLTAQPLARMLGLIQQDSEPGEEESAEAALKAG
- the rplS gene encoding 50S ribosomal protein L19 — translated: MAADQKDTTVTEESTQQETVATKAKPAAASKKLCAEELIREFESAQQKTDLPEIYVGDTVRVGVRISEGNRERVQPYEGVVISKRHGGMNQTITVRRIFQGIGVERVFMVHSPQVANIKVERRGKVRRAKLFYLRERVGKATRVKQRFDR